A window of Perognathus longimembris pacificus isolate PPM17 chromosome 6, ASM2315922v1, whole genome shotgun sequence contains these coding sequences:
- the Slpi gene encoding antileukoproteinase: protein MKCSSLLPIVVLFALGTLASWVVEGSEKASAKIGACPSRKPAKCLVYEKPACKSDWNCPGKKKCCRDNCGIKCLAPVAISKPVNKKPGKCPVVNARCMMLNPPNRCETDGQCERNYKCCEGMCGKACILPVAA from the exons ATGAAGTGCAGCAGCCTCCTCCCCATTGTGGTGCTTTTTGCCCTGGGAACCCTGGCATCCTGGGTTGTGGAAGGCTCTGAAAAAG CATCTGCGAAAATTGGAGCCTGCCCTTCTAGAAAACCTGCCAAATGCCTTGTGTATGAGAAACCTGCATGCAAGTCTGACTGGAATTGTCCAGGCAAGAAGAAATGTTGCCGTGACAATTGTGGCATAAAATGCTTAGCTCCTGTTGCCATCTCGAAACCAG TAAATAAGAAGCCTGGAAAGTGCCCAGTGGTTAATGCTCGGTGTATGATGCTTAACCCCCCCAATCGCTGTGAGACCGATGGCCAGTGTGAGCGTAACTACAAGTGCTGCGAAGGCATGTGCGGGAAAGCCTGTATTCTTCCTGTGGCAG CTTGA